In Polaribacter pacificus, the genomic window TTTAAGTACTCAAAAGTGCTTTTTGTAACCGCAACAACATCTTGTTTTTTTAGCTCAGGAACTGATCCAATTTTAGAAAACCTGTTTGCAATAGTGTTTAAACGATGGACGTCTTTTTCTATTTCATCAAGGTATTTTTCACCTACCTTTTCTTCTTTTAAAATTGCGATCCACCCAAGTAAAGAAGACAGCGGAGTTCCTATCTGATGGGCTGTTTCTTTTGCCATCCCAGTCCATAATTTATTTTGCTCAGCGATTTTACTTGATGAGAAAAGCATATAAATGACTGCTAAGAATAAAATGAGAATAAGGATTAAGGCAATCGGGTAATAGGTTAGTTTATTTAGTAAATCTGAATCCTTGTAATAAATGGCTTCATTAATATTCAGATACCGAACGAGGATGGGCTCATTCTCTTTTTTCATAATTTCTAACTGAGCCTCTACATAGTTGGGGTCTTGGGCTTTGATAGAGTCAAGATTCCTCCACTCTTTAATGCTGCCATCTTCGTTTACGAGTATTAATGGAATGTTGGTATTGGTTTCAATTATTTTTGTCTCTAGGTTGATGCTGGCATTTAAATCAGTATTGGTGGCTAATTCTTTAAGGGCTGCTGCAAAAATTTCTACCTTTAATCGTTCTTCCTGTTTAAATTTTTGAAAAAAGATATAGGTGTTCCATAAAATCAAAGAAACGATTCCGAGGAGTACAAGAATAACAAGGCGTTTTGTAAAAACGGTATTTCTAAAAAAGCTCATGAATACAAATATAATCTATATTACTAGATAACTCATTTTATAAAATGATAGTATCTTTACAATTCAGAAAAACAATAAATAAATGCTTTCTATAGATCCAAAAGATATTTCGACAGGTAAATTACACAGCTATTTATTAGGGGCGATTGCTCCTAGACCTATTGCTTTTGCTAGCACCATAGACGTTGATGGTAAGCCTAATTTATCGCCATTTAGTTTTTTTAATGTATTTAGTGCAAATCCGCCAATTCTTATTTTTTCTCCTGCGAGAAGAGTTCGAGGGAACACCACAAAACACACTTTA contains:
- a CDS encoding sensor histidine kinase; translation: MSFFRNTVFTKRLVILVLLGIVSLILWNTYIFFQKFKQEERLKVEIFAAALKELATNTDLNASINLETKIIETNTNIPLILVNEDGSIKEWRNLDSIKAQDPNYVEAQLEIMKKENEPILVRYLNINEAIYYKDSDLLNKLTYYPIALILILILFLAVIYMLFSSSKIAEQNKLWTGMAKETAHQIGTPLSSLLGWIAILKEEKVGEKYLDEIEKDVHRLNTIANRFSKIGSVPELKKQDVVAVTKSTFEYLKNRTSKQIDFKFDAQKEVLYSKINVELFGWVIENLIKNAIDAMKGKGLLTLAISLQGKRIEISISDTGKGIPKSQFKQIFKPGFTTKKRGWGLGLSLSKRIVEEYHNGKIFVQKSNTKTGTTFKIVLLSAF